A DNA window from Calditrichota bacterium contains the following coding sequences:
- a CDS encoding DUF4404 family protein: MSDERLRKSIKNLRAEIDRIDAGNAVTRDKMEHLLGELEDQLDHPEDSEKFHKLADRVEALIAEYEAKHPRLSAALEEILVTLSNMGI; the protein is encoded by the coding sequence ATGTCTGACGAAAGACTGCGAAAATCAATAAAAAACCTTCGTGCGGAAATTGATCGGATTGATGCGGGAAATGCCGTCACCAGAGATAAAATGGAACACCTGCTGGGTGAACTGGAAGATCAACTCGATCATCCAGAGGATTCAGAAAAATTTCACAAGTTGGCGGACCGGGTGGAAGCTTTGATTGCCGAATATGAAGCCAAACATCCACGCCTCTCGGCGGCTTTGGAGGAAATTTTGGTTACACTCAGCAACATGGGCATTTAA
- a CDS encoding cytidylate kinase-like family protein, translating to MKRIAHDVPLEHLVSKQIGLWEVRRRIQEKYGKEAETGEPWQKAYITISREVGSKGNEIAQKLAEILGWQVFDKEIVDYIAATSHIRKSVIESFDEKKQHEIKTWVQTIIDSDALNPDHYLNHLMNVLFVIAEHGQAIILGRGANFILDPKKGLRVKIAAPYEMRLVQIMHERGFSRKEARRYIEEKDNQRLAYIRQHFHKDADNPLFYDLVLNTEFMSISSVAETIVTALKSKLNRIESD from the coding sequence ATGAAACGAATTGCGCACGATGTTCCTCTGGAGCACCTGGTTTCAAAACAAATTGGTCTTTGGGAGGTGCGTCGGAGAATCCAGGAAAAATACGGCAAGGAAGCGGAAACAGGCGAACCCTGGCAAAAGGCTTACATTACCATTTCCCGTGAGGTTGGGAGTAAAGGCAACGAAATTGCACAAAAGCTGGCCGAGATTCTGGGATGGCAGGTTTTCGATAAGGAGATTGTGGATTACATTGCAGCCACTTCCCACATTCGCAAGAGTGTGATTGAGTCTTTTGACGAAAAGAAACAGCATGAAATCAAAACTTGGGTACAAACCATTATTGATTCCGATGCCCTGAATCCCGATCACTATTTGAATCACCTTATGAACGTGCTTTTTGTAATTGCTGAACACGGACAGGCCATTATTTTGGGCCGGGGGGCCAATTTTATTTTGGATCCAAAGAAGGGCCTTCGGGTGAAAATTGCAGCTCCCTACGAGATGCGATTGGTGCAGATCATGCACGAACGGGGATTTTCAAGGAAGGAAGCCCGCCGCTACATTGAAGAAAAGGATAATCAGAGGCTGGCCTACATTCGCCAGCATTTTCACAAGGATGCGGATAATCCCCTATTTTACGATTTGGTATTAAATACGGAATTTATGTCGATTTCTTCTGTTGCCGAAACAATTGTTACTGCGTTGAAATCGAAATTGAATCGGATTGAATCGGATTGA
- a CDS encoding NAD+ synthase, with the protein MAETVRIAQAQLNTIVGDLSGNRDKILEWIKKAEAADADIVIFPELALTGYPPEDLLLRPKFIEDNLRVFYEIASRVGSITTVVGFADREDGQVFNAAGILHRGKVEAIYHKIQLPNYGVFDEKRYFQPGRNVLVFERNDVMFGMSICEDIWIPEGVTETQAFPGDAEIILNISASPYHVGKGNERKEMLKHRAIDTYSYIVYTNLIGGQDELIFDGMSVVFSDEGKILAQGKQFEEDLIVTDLDVGQLRRRRHEDPLFMHKKFKTQAFFPIELVRLPEISEHPRNPLPRRNIRSVRKMEEIYQALTLGTRDYVRKNGFKKVVIGLSGGIDSSLVATLAVDALGPENVIGVGMPSIYSSKSSITDAEQLAQNLGIRFMIIPIKSIFDTYLDTLKEVFKDSRPDITEENIQARIRGNLLMALSNKFGWLVLTTGNKSETSVGYSTLYGDTAGGFAVIKDVPKLLVYELSKYRNRKAGRLLIPKNVLVKPPSAELRPNQKDEDSLPPYSILDPILEMFVEQEMSPSEIVAKGYPKEVVFRIVQMVDRNEYKRRQSPPGIKITPRAFGKDRRMPITNRYRF; encoded by the coding sequence ATGGCAGAAACGGTGCGAATTGCTCAGGCACAACTCAATACAATCGTTGGCGATCTTTCCGGAAATCGGGACAAAATTCTGGAATGGATAAAAAAGGCTGAGGCGGCGGATGCGGATATTGTTATTTTCCCGGAATTGGCGCTTACGGGCTATCCTCCGGAAGATTTACTTTTGCGCCCAAAATTCATTGAGGATAATCTCCGGGTTTTTTATGAGATTGCGTCCCGGGTCGGTTCTATTACAACCGTCGTAGGGTTTGCCGATCGGGAAGACGGGCAGGTTTTTAATGCAGCAGGTATTTTGCACCGGGGGAAGGTGGAAGCGATTTACCACAAAATTCAGCTTCCAAACTACGGCGTCTTCGATGAAAAGCGCTATTTTCAACCGGGTCGGAATGTGCTTGTATTTGAAAGAAATGATGTGATGTTTGGCATGAGCATCTGTGAAGACATCTGGATCCCGGAAGGCGTTACGGAAACGCAGGCCTTTCCCGGAGATGCGGAGATTATTCTGAATATCTCCGCCTCCCCGTATCATGTGGGAAAAGGAAATGAGCGAAAGGAAATGCTCAAGCACCGGGCCATCGATACCTATTCCTACATTGTATACACCAATCTGATTGGGGGGCAGGACGAATTGATCTTCGACGGAATGAGTGTGGTGTTTTCAGATGAAGGCAAAATTCTGGCGCAGGGAAAACAGTTTGAAGAAGATTTGATCGTAACGGATCTGGATGTGGGGCAGCTCCGGCGCCGGAGGCACGAAGACCCGCTTTTTATGCACAAGAAGTTCAAAACACAGGCCTTTTTCCCGATTGAACTGGTCCGGCTGCCGGAGATTTCCGAGCATCCCCGGAACCCTCTTCCCCGGCGAAATATTCGGTCAGTCAGGAAGATGGAGGAAATCTATCAGGCGCTGACGCTTGGAACCCGTGATTATGTTCGAAAAAACGGATTTAAAAAAGTGGTCATCGGGCTGAGCGGGGGCATTGACTCCTCGCTGGTGGCCACCCTTGCCGTGGATGCCCTGGGCCCGGAAAACGTGATTGGCGTGGGCATGCCCTCCATTTATTCCTCAAAATCCAGCATCACGGACGCGGAACAACTGGCTCAAAATTTGGGGATCCGCTTCATGATCATTCCGATAAAATCCATCTTTGATACCTATCTTGACACCCTGAAAGAGGTGTTTAAAGACAGCCGTCCCGACATTACAGAGGAAAACATTCAGGCGCGCATTCGCGGGAACCTGTTGATGGCACTTTCCAATAAATTCGGCTGGCTGGTTCTCACGACCGGCAATAAAAGTGAAACCAGTGTGGGGTACAGCACGCTTTACGGAGATACCGCCGGGGGATTTGCCGTGATCAAGGACGTTCCTAAGCTGCTGGTGTACGAGCTGTCGAAATATCGAAATCGGAAGGCAGGACGTTTGCTGATTCCGAAAAATGTTTTGGTAAAGCCTCCTTCGGCAGAGCTCCGGCCCAACCAAAAGGACGAAGACAGCCTGCCTCCTTACAGCATTTTGGATCCGATTTTGGAGATGTTTGTGGAACAGGAAATGAGTCCCTCTGAGATTGTGGCAAAGGGGTATCCGAAGGAAGTTGTTTTTCGTATTGTCCAGATGGTTGATCGCAACGAGTACAAACGCCGCCAGAGTCCGCCGGGGATCAAAATTACGCCGCGGGCTTTTGGCAAGGACCGCCGCATGCCGATTACCAACCGGTACCGGTTTTAA
- a CDS encoding alpha/beta fold hydrolase, which translates to MKLHFKKYGRGGTPLLILHGLLGSLDNWHTLAQKLSETGTVFTLDLRNHGHSPHSEVFTYEAMAADVLEFMDDQKIPSAVLLGHSMGGKVAMWVAGQHPERVKKLISADMGVKRYSGGHDEILDALREFPISQITSRKEADALLAQKISDPAVRQFLLKNLSRKREGGFTWRINLPVILQNYENLLLPLPDSLRFEKPVLFIRGERSPYIREDDFPHIRRHFPLAEIRTIPHAGHWLHAEAPTEFLKIVKEFLVS; encoded by the coding sequence ATGAAACTGCATTTTAAAAAATACGGCCGGGGGGGAACACCCCTGCTCATTTTACACGGACTGTTAGGCTCGCTGGATAACTGGCACACCCTCGCTCAAAAGCTGTCAGAGACGGGCACGGTTTTCACACTGGACCTGCGGAATCACGGGCACTCTCCGCACAGCGAGGTTTTTACTTACGAGGCCATGGCGGCGGATGTGCTGGAATTCATGGACGACCAGAAAATCCCTTCCGCCGTTTTGCTTGGGCATTCCATGGGCGGAAAGGTCGCCATGTGGGTTGCAGGCCAACACCCGGAACGGGTAAAAAAACTGATTTCTGCCGATATGGGTGTGAAACGCTACTCCGGTGGACACGACGAAATTCTGGACGCCTTGCGTGAGTTTCCCATCAGCCAAATTACCTCGCGCAAAGAGGCCGACGCGCTCCTGGCACAAAAGATTTCAGACCCTGCCGTTCGGCAGTTCCTGCTGAAAAATCTGTCCAGAAAACGAGAAGGCGGATTTACGTGGCGAATCAATTTGCCGGTTATTCTGCAGAATTACGAGAATCTGCTTCTTCCTTTGCCCGATTCCCTGCGGTTCGAAAAACCGGTTCTTTTCATTCGGGGTGAGCGTTCTCCCTACATCCGGGAGGACGATTTTCCACACATTCGGCGGCATTTTCCACTGGCCGAAATTCGCACCATTCCCCACGCGGGGCACTGGCTTCACGCCGAGGCACCGACGGAATTCCTGAAAATTGTAAAGGAGTTCCTTGTGTCGTAG